One Trichocoleus desertorum ATA4-8-CV12 genomic window, GGGTAGGGCATACCCGAAGTAACGCTTGGGGAGAATCCCACCTCTGGCCTAGATGACGCAAGGACTCTAGGTTAAGTGGTTTCGTAGAGCCAAGAATCCCACGTGCTTTAGCCGTGGGAGTGTCAAGCTAGTTAACTATGGCATTACCGCTTGGTTAGCATCAGCAGGAGGTCAAAACCGAGCCAAGGAGAACCCGCTCCTGCCAATTGCGATGGGAGCCAAGATTTTAATTGACACGCTGGTGGCAGCCGAGCTAGCTCGCGAAGAGTGGAGCGAGAACAAAGCATTTTGTGAGTACTGCCAAGTGGCAACGCTGTGTTCGCTGGCTTCGTTAGCGCTAGCAGTACCAGAGGTCACAACTGCGGTGCAAACCCTAATGGGCAACCGAGAGATCAGCGCAGCCCGATAAGCGATCGCTGTTTTGCTGATTTCTTATATTTTGAGCAGGTGTTCCTACTACTTCGCTTTTCCTACAATCCTCTTGCGCCCCTCTTTTGATAGAGGGTGAACTTACTAATTGCCACTAAGTTGGGTAGGTAAACAAGGGATAAAAGTGGCGATCGCCTGCTGTTTTCTAGCAGCAAAATAGTTCCGAGATGCAGCAGGCAAAGCCACTTTGCTTCATTTACTTTGTTCACCACTGTTAACTCTGCCATAGGCCTGCTGTAGGTCAACCCTGGTATCAGCAGGACCGTTTTTGAGTAGAGGCTTACAAGTTGGTGGATTCCCGATTTGCAAAGGTTTGCAAAAAGGAAAGGCTAGCAAAAAGGAAAAACTATGTTTCAACATATTTGGGTTGCTCAAGCAGCTATCCCTGTAGAATCTTCAACTTTGGCGTTCCTTTCAGGGCCTCAGTTTTTCATCGCGCTGATTGCTGGGGTGGTAATGGCATTTGCCTTCCAATTGGTGCTCACCAACTTATCCATCGCTGCTGGCATCTCAGGTGCTGCTGATGCTCTAGACAGCGATGCTAACGGTTGGGGGAAGAAAATTCGTCGGGTTGAGGCAAAAGTTGGCGCTGGAACGATCTTGATCGTGAATACGGCTCTCTTTACGGCCTGTTTTCTCGCGGTTAAGCTGACGCTAATTCACGAAAGTAGCCTGGGTGCGATCGTCAGTGTGGTGATCTGGTCAGTCTATTTCCTGCTCCTCTTCTGGACGGGTTCTCGCGCCGTTGGGTCGTTGATCGGGGCAGTGGGTAGTACGGCTAGTTCTGGCTTGCAAGGGGTGGCAGCAACCGTAGCCACAGCTCTGAGTGGTCAAGCAGCTACTAGCCAAATCGCTAATACCGTAGAAGCGTCGGTGGGAGCAGTCAGAAAAGAATTGCAATCGGTGTTAGAACCCGATCGCCTGCGCGAGAATTTACAAGATTATGTCACCAAGCTGCAACTGCCACAAGCTGACTTCAAGGACATTTCCAGCCAGGTCTTAGGGCTACTAGAGAATCCTAATCTGCAATCCGCTGCCAGTTCCGTGACCAATGCAGCCACTAGCGCAGCAACTGATGCAGCCACTAATTTAACCGCTGCTCCTGATCTCCTCAGTATTGTTCAATCCGCGACACCAGAGGAACTCAGAAGCGGTAAGTTGCGGGAGCGCTTAACTGATTTGATTGGCAATCAATTACTAAGCAATGGGCAGGGGGATGGACAAAGCCAAGACAAGCAGGGAGCCAGTTTACGCGATCGCGCCTTGCAACTGGGTCTGGGTTCCCTCGTCTCTACTTTGGCTCAGCGAGTAGATCTCTCTGATCTCGACTTGCAGAAGATTACAGAGCAGTTGGGTTCCTTCCAACAGACTTTGGGAGAACAGGCAAGTCAAGCACTGGGAGCGGTGAAGCAAACTAGCTCGTTCTCACCCATTCGCACCGATATTGAAAATTACCTGCTCAATTCTCCTTTTTGGTATCTCAGTGCCAACGGTCTCGATCGCGGATTCCGCGAGGTACTTTACGACCCCAACGCCGATGCTAGAGCGGTACGGCAGCAATTAGAGCCGCTCAATCGGGGCTATTTTGTGGAAGTTCTGACTCGTCGGGATGGGATTACACCAGAGCAGGTGAATGATATTGCCGATGAAGTCGAAGTGGTTCGGCAGGAAGTGTTAGACACTGTGCGGGTCGCAGAGGAGCAGGAGCGATCGCAGGAATTGCGGCAACAGGTAGAAACCTACCTCAGTTCTGCCCCTAAAGAAGCTTTGAGTGCCGAGAGAATTCAGCAAGACTTTACTGCACTTTTGGCCGACCCTGAAGCCAGTTATGAAACCTTGGGCAATCGCTTACTCCAGTTCGATCGCGATACGCTGATGCAAATGCTGATGGCAGGGCAGCAAGACCTCAGCCAAGAAGAAGCAGAGCAGATTCGTACCGAACTGATGAATGTGCGCGATCGCTTCTTGAATGAGTCAGAAGCCACCTGGAACCAACTGCAAACGCAAACCAGCGACTTCCGCCAACGAGTAGAATCCTACCTGCGCGAAACTAATCCTGGCGAATTTACCCCAGATGCGATCCAGCAAACCTTCCAGACGTTGCTCAATGCACCGGAAGCAGGCTCCCAGGCGCTACAAACTGGGCTGGGGCAGTTGAATCGCGATACCTTACGGCAAGCATTGTCGCAACGCCAAGACATTAACCCAGAGCAAGTAGATCAACTCTTGGATCAATTTGAATCGGTGCGCGATCGCCTGCTCCAGGCTCCCCAGCAACTGACTGAGCAAGCTAGAGCCCAAGTGGATCAGCTAACTAACCAGATTGCCGACTATCTGCGGAATACCAACCTGGAAGAATTAGACCCAGAAGGGATTCAGCGAGATCTACAAACGCTCTTGAGTGATCCTCAGACAGGGGCTTCTGTCCTGCGCCAGCGACTCTCCCAAGTGGACCGAGAAACGTTGGTGAAGTTGGTTAGCCAAAGCGGAGATCTGAGCGAGGATCAGGTGAATCGTGCCATTGATCAAGTCCAGGAAGGAATTCGGCGGATTGTCCGGGCTCCCCAACGTTTAGTGACCCGCACCCGCGATCGCCTACGAGATTTTCCCACAGAATTGGCAGATTATCTCCGGCACACAAATCGCGAAGAACTCAATCCTGAGGCTATCAAACGCGATCTACAGCTCTTGATCAAACAACCACGGGCAGGTGTAGAACAGTTGGGCGATCGCTTAAGCCAGATCGATCGCGATACCATTGTCTCTCTTTTATCAGAGCGAGAGGATATCTCTGAGGAAGATGCTAATCGGATTGTGGATCAGGTATTGGGTCAAGTTCAGTCTGTGCGGGACCAAGTGACGCAGCAAGCGCAGAAAGTCCAAGACCGCGTGCAATCTATCACTAGCAGCGTGAGCGATCGCGTCCGCACCTACCTCAACACCCTAGATCAGCCAGAACTCAACTACGAAGGCATCCAGCGAGATGTTCGGAAGCTATTCGATGACCCGGAAGCAGGATTCGATGCTCTGCGCGATCGCCTCGGCCACTTCGATCGCGATACGCTGGTCTCTATCCTCAGCTCTCGCAAAGATATCTCTGAGGAGCAAGCCAACCGGATTGTCGATCAAATCGAGTCAGCCAGAGATAATGTGCTGCATCGCGCCGAACGGCTGCAACAGGAAGCTGAAAAGCGGATCAAAGCCGTGAAACACCAAGCCAAAGAGCAGGCGGAAGAAGTCCAGAAAACCGTAGCCACTGCTGCTTGGTGGTTGTTTGGGACTGCCATTACCTCTGTCGCTACTGCCGCGATCGCCGGAGTCCTAGCTTCTGGTGGCTTTGAATTTCTAAAGTGACGTGCTGAGTCTAAATCTCCTTAAGACCTAACTCCCAGCCCCTTCCCTAATAGGGAAGGGGAGCTAATGTACATATAAGGACAGGGGCGATCGCATTACAGTCACTTCTCTAGATCTTCATCTTGAAAGACTATAGTTTGCTTGGTAGAAAAGCCATTGAGAAGCAACTCCCGCAACGTTGACACCTCTTTATCTACATTGTCTGCGTTATCTTCATATTTCATTGCTGCCTTATGCAGATTTAGATTCTTCATCCGCTGGGCGATTTGGCGTGAGAGTGTTACCTTTTCTTCTAAGGCTCGAACAGCTGACCATAAAGCATTTTCTATATTCTGAGTTTGCTCAGATAAAAAGACATCCGCCGTAAAAGCATGCCCAACATGGCAACGAAACCGGAGAAAATCTCCATTGCCGATTTGCCAAATACTGCCGTTACATTCAGGACAGCTATAAGTGGTGCGAGTTCCAATGCTCTCAACATTCTCCAGGAACTCGTACGTATTCATCTGCTGTTCAGCAATCTTAGACTCAAACTCCATTTCTTGAGTGATAGGGTACGCTTTCTCCGCCGCCACTGGTTCTTTCGTCAAAGACACCAACAACGCTGGAATCTCCGCCAAGGGTAAGCAGTGGTCTACCTTGGCATACCTCATGGCACTTCTAGGCATACTGGAGTATTCTGCTTCTTCTGGGTCTTGCACAATGGCAATGCCACCCCGGTTTTTGACTGCTTGAAGACCTACAGTGCCATCATCCAGATAGCCTGTAAGAATTACCCCGACCACTCTAGGACCATAGGCACGAGCCGCTGAGCGGAATAAAGCATCGATCGCGGGTCTAAACCGATTTTCTTGGGGGCCCCGCACCACGCGCATGTATCCCTGACTCACCAACAAATGATGATCAGGCGAAGCAACGTAAATATGCCTTTTTTGAATTTTTTCTCCGTCTTCAGGATGACTGACCGAAAAGTTACTTATATCTTCTAGAATTCGGGGCAGCAGGCTAGGCGCACTGGCTGAAATGTGCTGGACAATAAAAATGACAGCATCAAGTTCAGCAGGCAAGCTACTCACAATTTTGCTAAGCGCTTTCAGCCCACCTGCTGAAGTACCAATTACGATGATGTCATGTCCAGACATAGATGCTTCTAACCACGTAATGCTCTACTTGCCAATTCTAGCGCTGCAAGTTCACCTGTTCAGGACTAAGGCGATCGCTGTAATTAAAGTTTCTGGCTCAACGGGTTTGACCAAATGTTGTTGAAATCCCGCTAGTAATGCTTTTTGGCGATTATCTTCGGTGGCATAAGCGGTAAGAGCGATCGCTGGCAGATCTCGATTTGGCTGCGAAGATGAGCGAATCCGTTGGATTAAAGCATAGCCATCCATCTCCTGCATCCCAATATCGCTCACCAACACATCCAAAGTAGATTGACTCAGGGCTTGTAAGGCAGCTTTGCCAGAGTTAACAGCGGTAACGTTGGCCCCAGCTGTTTCTAGCACAAAGGTAATGAACTGCAAAGTAAAGGGTTCATCATCTACCACCAGCACTTGGGTTCCTGATAAGTGGTAGTGCTGTTGGGTTGGGATCATCGCAGGTGTAGAAGCAGAAACATTGGGACTGAGAGAAGTGGGGCTTAGAGGAAGTCGCACAGTAAACGTTGCCCCTTGTCCTTCTCCGGCGCTGTCGGCTGTAATAGTTCCGCCATGTGCTTCTACCAACTGCTGAGAGATCGAAAGTCCTAATCCTAAGCCCCCGAATTGTCGCGTAATCGAGCTGTCTTGCTGACGAAACCGATTAAATACAAATGGTAAGAACTGAGGATGAATGCCTAGGCCCGTGTCAGCAACTGTGATTTGAGCATACTGTTCAACTTGTTCTAGCTCTATTCGAATCTGGCCTTTGCTGGGCGTAAATTTGATAGCATTCGCAAGCAAATTCCAAAATACTTGTTGCAGTCGGCCAGCGTCGCCCATAACTTGCCCGATCGCTGAGTTCAGCTTTGCCTCTACTTGAATAGATTTGGCTTCGATAGACAAACGAACGGTTTCTAATGCAGCACTAATCGGGACATTGAGCGGTACAGCAGCTAGATTCAGGGTCAATTTACCTTGAACAATCCGGGAAAGATCCAGCAAATCATCTACCAGTTGCGCTTGACGTTTCGCGTTCTGCTCGATCGCATCTAGCGCCTCTTGCCGCTTAGTCTCAGGTAGTCTCTTGGTTCGCAGCATCTTAGACCAGCCCAAAATTGGGGTCAGCGGCGTTCTCAATTCATGAGAGAGCATCGCCAAAAACTCGTCTTTGGTACGATTGGCGGCTTCTGCCTCATTCCGTGCTGCTTGCTCTTGTTGTAATAACTGCTCTCGTTCTTGCTCTAGGCACTTGCGATCGCTAATATCTCGTTGAATGGCGACAAAGTGCGTAATCGTTTGCCGAGCATCCCGAATGGGGGTAATGTTCCACTCTACGTAATACTCTGTCCCATCCTTATGGTAGTTGATGGCCTCGCCATGAAAGGGTTCTCCGCTCACCAAATGCTGGCGCAAATCATTCAGCAACTCGCGATCGGTGTCTGGGCCTTGGAGTAAACGAGGAGTTTGGCCCAAAACTTCTTCACTCGTATAGCCCGTCATTTCAGTGAAGGCTGGATTTACATAGACAATTTCTGGCCCTGGTAGATCTATATCTGCCGCAGTAATAATGATCGAATCCCTTGATTGCTGTACAGCAGATAGCAAGAGCCGAATCGCTTCCTCAGCAACTTGCAAATCTCGTAATGATGCAGTCAGTTTCCCTAAGGATTCTGTCAAGCGGCTTTTTTGCGGTAATGGCAGTTGGCTGGCATTCTGCTCCAGTTCTGCCACCCGCTGCTGCACATCTTGAATCTGTTCAATAAACTCGTCCCCGTTCACGTAATCCCTTCATCGCACAGCTTCAACTTCTATTGTGAAGGGTTAAACGGATGAAAGCATTTATACTCAGGGGGATTTAAGCAATTCTTAAGCCCCCAATAGCTATAACTTGGGGAACTGGTCAAAACTGCCCAAAGCTTGCGTCTAGTTTGAGACCTCTGCCAGCTCAATCACACGGCCTTCCCAGTCTTTGACTAAAAAGTTTAGCGGTTTTTCGCGACGGATTTTGTGCTTGATGCCTCGCGTTTGTACCCGCATCAGCACTTGCTCTAAGCAGTCGCGATCGAAACAGACGTGACGTTGGCGATCTTTTTGGCCAAAACTGGCTCCAGAAATGACATGAACCTGGGTATTTTTCTTCAGTTGGTACCACAGGCCATCAGTACCACTCACGCTACGGGTAGCCGTGGCTGGGCCACCTAAACTGGGGGACATATACAGTGGGTCAATGCTGGTTGCACCCAGAGTCTGCTCATAGTTGTAGTAGTAATGCAATGGCACCTCAGCAGCCGCCAACCCTAGCACCCCTTCATAGAACTGACGAGCGAACTCTAGGTCAGATACCATGATGGTGTGTACTTTTGGGGCACTGGTGAGAAACATCCACATGGCACCCGCATAAGCTGCCAAAAGCAAAACCATAATTCCTTGCGTTGACAAGAGGCTGTCTAACGGCAGGGCTGGGAAAAAAGCTCCCATTAAAGGCTGAGATAGGAAAGGCATCACACTCAATGCTAGAACCATGAATTAAGTGAGGGACTTAAGCCAATTGAACAGAATTCTAGAGATGGTGGCTGATACACATCGCCTAGTAATCTTAGTCTATCAAGCTAAACCTAAGCTTATTCAAACTTCAAAAAAGGCTGGCTTGTGCAAGATAGTCGATCGAACACTCTGAGTTGCTCTAAACATCTTTAACCAAAAAGAGTTTTAATTGTGGAAAACCGTGGATTATAGTAAGAGGCATTCCGATTGACGCTTAGCCAGTCAGTGACTGAAAATCGTGCAAATTCCTACGTTTCCTGAAAGCAATCATCCGATTGTCCAATCGCTCTTTCACCATAGCGATCAGGAGTTGTTGACGCTTTTTCAGCGCCATCCTGATTCGGGGCGATACTTTACGGCTATTTTTTGTCGCTACAGCCCGATTGTTTACACTTTAATTCGGCACTCGGCGCGATCGCCCGTGCAAGCTGACTATTTATTTGCCATCACCTGGCGGCACGTTTTTCATGAACTGGGCGGTCTGGATTTGCGATCGAGCCAGCTCTCGAACATCGAAAACCTGACGTTGCAAAATTGGCTGATTAATATGACAGCCTTTTGCATCAACCAAGCCGAGCTGCCTCCAGTCGAGTCGGTGCATTATTCTTTGCAAGGAGCTTCACCGCCGCTGTGGTGCTACGTTGAGCAGGCGCTAGACCAGTTGCCTCCAGTGCTGCGGCTGATGATTTTGATGGCGCAAACTTTTCACTGGAGCGAAACCCGGATTTCGGCGTACTTGCAGGCGGAAGGGGAAGCGATTTCACCCGCAGAAGTCAAAGTACGGTTGCAGGAAGGCTACCAGCTCCTAGAAGAGGCTCTCCCGGAAGATATTTGTGAAATTTATCTAGGTGGGAATACTAAGGATCGAACCGATGGGTTCGACTTCAGTTCCATCACACTGGAGCCTAGTGTTGAGTAGAAATCTTGTGCAGGATTTGCCTGCCCTGAGTCAGCTCTACTTAGCTAGGTATCTGTGATTCCATCAAGCTTGGTTGTGAGGAAATCGTCATGAGTCGCCGTTTATTAGCAGTTATTCTTGCGTCCGCATCATTGTTGGCGGCAACAGGTACAACTTACCTGCTTTACCCTACTAGGGCCAGCGCTGCCAGCTTAAACGAGCAGTTGAATATTCCCGTCAATAATGGTACTCAGGGCGAATTAAGAGATGAAGCCGATCGCCTAGTTCGGATTGGTGGGCAGTATGAACAGCAGGGGTCACTGGAAAAAGCGATCGCCTCTTGGCAACAAGCAGTGAAGCTCTACCAGCGCATTGGCGATGTAGCAGCGACTGGCCTAACCTACGACTTTATTGGCCTGACCTATGCCCAACTTGGGCGAGTTCGAGAAGCAGAGGATGCCCTGCGTCGGCGTTTGGCGATCGCCCGTGACAACCGCGACTTCAAAGGCGAAATCTATGGCCTCAATAATGTCGGGAGCGTATTATTGCAACGGGGTGCCCCCCAAGCCGCAGCCGCCACCTTTAACGAAGCCTTAGTAATCGCACGCAACATCAATAGCTTGGAAGGCCAAGGCTTGTCTCTGAGCAATTTGGGTTTGGCAGCCATAGCCAGCGGCAACTATAACCAAGGGATCAAACAACTAGAGTCAGCTCTCACCTATCGTCGGCAAGTGGGTGATCCGAGCGGTGAGGCCAGCACCTACAACAATCTGGGGGATGCTTACCGAGGAGCAAAACGTTATCAAGATTCTGCTAATGCCCACGGTCTAGCTCTACGGTTAGCTCGCACCAGTCGCGATCGCCCTAACCATCTCCGGGCTATTGATGGCTTAGTCGCATCCTATCGGCCTTTGGGTAATTACGCCCGTGCTTTGGAGTTGCTCGATCAGCGCCTGATTCTGACTCAAGAGCAAAGTAACCTCCGCCAACAACTCACCACGTTGCGATCGCTAGCCGAAATTTATCAAGCCGCAGGCAATCGTGAAACGGCCCGCAATTTTTACCAAAGAGCGATCGTAGTGGCACGGGCACTAGAAGATACCAGAAGTGAATCCCTACTCCTCGATCAACTCCGTCGGCTCTAGAAGTGACCTCTCCCCAAACCCCTCTCCGACGCGCCGAGGGGCTTTGAGCTTGGTTTGGCTCCCCTTCCCTAGTAGGGAAGGGGCTGGGGGTTAGGTCAAGAATTAGTTGACGAGAACTTGGCCGTTATTCTGAATGCGGATGACTTCTTGGTCGCTATCCAGGCGGGTGGTCTCATCTAGAGCAAAGCCGATCGCGCCTGCTTGGGCACCAGAGATCGGCGCAATCTGTACCAAACCTCGATCAGGACGGAGGGTGGTGATCGTCACAAGGACAGGTAAGCCTTGCAGCATCACTTCAGCGCCACCTGCTAGCGATCGCGGTTGCGTATGACCAACTACTTCATAGGTAATGGTGGTATCAGTATTATTTCTCAACATCACATCTACTTTGCCGTTGAGCGGAATCACTATGGCGATCGCATTTTGCAGAGTTTCGGGTAGAGGAAATTGAGTAGATGTAGTGGGGCCGACTCTGCCAAAGGACGTTCCCGTGATATTGCTCTTATTAGAAAACGATCGCTCTCCTTTTTACCAAGAGCGATCGCTAATGACATGGTTAAGCTTAAATCACGTTAAATCACGAGCTTAGATCTAAGCGTGTTCCCACATTTGGCGAATCTTGCCAGGGAGAAACTCAGCGATCTCTTTGATCCGATCTTCCGAAAGCTCATCTTTAGCAGCTGAGAAGACGGCTGTAATCACAGTTTCTTCATCGGTACGAGCTGGGAGACCTGATTCTTGCCTAATGCGGAAGAGGAATGTATCTTCTTTGATAATTAAAGGAGGACGCACACGGCTGAGGAAGCGCACCAAGGGATTGGTATCAATCCACAGGTCAGCCACTTCGTTTTGCAATGCTCTTTCGTCGGTCGGCTCCATAGGTTCGTGAAGTTCCTCAGCGACGCGATCGACCAATTCGTTAGTCATCATGTCACGCATCGTGCGGAAGACTACTTCAGTAATGTCTCTGGCGTCATAGAGGTCTTCTAGATTGGCTTTGACCATGACCCGCTCTAGGAAGGGTGTATCTTTGTCGGCGATCGGTACAGATGGGCCGCTCTCCAGCGCCTTCGGTGGGTCTGCGTTCATTTCATCCAGCATTTGCCGACCTTTCTCGGTCAGTTCTGCTTTCTTAAAAGAAATGAGGTGAGGGAGAGGGCCATCTGGGGCACCAAAGGTATCAGCAATTCTGAAATCGAACTCTTTAGGATGCACCGCATCAGGCACATCTTCCTGGTTGCCGTAGGCGTTACCTGTAAACTCAGCGTTGATGTATTTGCGTTGGTTTAAATAATCTAAGTGGCCGAGCACATCCTTGGGGGTAATTTCTAGACCAGCAAAGTCCGCTTCGGTAAAGTTGACTTCGTCGGGGCCAGGACCGCGATCGCTCTCATCAATTTTTCTCAACATGATGTAAACAACATCATCTCGAATGTCAATTGGCATAAAATTCTTCCATACTTCAATAGGGTTCAACGGCTGAAGCATTGATCTCTATTGATTTAGGCTTGTTAAACCCAGTTTTTATCAAAGCAGACTCAGAAAAAGTTCTAAAGTAGCCTGCCAAGAATCTCATCAAATTGAATTGCTACAGCCATCGATATTGAAATTAGTGGGAGAAGGACGACTCTTTCATCTGTCACAGGAAACATTCACACTCAAAAATTAACTAATTAGACACAAAGCCTCTCCTGAGGCGATTAACAACACATGAGGTCTGACTCTATCTCCTCCTTTTGAGGTAGAGAAAGACTATTCCTAAGATCAAGTAGTGAAGTGAAATCTTATGTAGGGTTGCTGTTTCAGCCATCCCTGAATTGTTGCCACAAGTTGCAGTTCAGATATAGTTCTTGAGGATTCAACTTGCCCAGTATTACCCAACAACTTTAATTAACA contains:
- a CDS encoding MFS transporter is translated as MFQHIWVAQAAIPVESSTLAFLSGPQFFIALIAGVVMAFAFQLVLTNLSIAAGISGAADALDSDANGWGKKIRRVEAKVGAGTILIVNTALFTACFLAVKLTLIHESSLGAIVSVVIWSVYFLLLFWTGSRAVGSLIGAVGSTASSGLQGVAATVATALSGQAATSQIANTVEASVGAVRKELQSVLEPDRLRENLQDYVTKLQLPQADFKDISSQVLGLLENPNLQSAASSVTNAATSAATDAATNLTAAPDLLSIVQSATPEELRSGKLRERLTDLIGNQLLSNGQGDGQSQDKQGASLRDRALQLGLGSLVSTLAQRVDLSDLDLQKITEQLGSFQQTLGEQASQALGAVKQTSSFSPIRTDIENYLLNSPFWYLSANGLDRGFREVLYDPNADARAVRQQLEPLNRGYFVEVLTRRDGITPEQVNDIADEVEVVRQEVLDTVRVAEEQERSQELRQQVETYLSSAPKEALSAERIQQDFTALLADPEASYETLGNRLLQFDRDTLMQMLMAGQQDLSQEEAEQIRTELMNVRDRFLNESEATWNQLQTQTSDFRQRVESYLRETNPGEFTPDAIQQTFQTLLNAPEAGSQALQTGLGQLNRDTLRQALSQRQDINPEQVDQLLDQFESVRDRLLQAPQQLTEQARAQVDQLTNQIADYLRNTNLEELDPEGIQRDLQTLLSDPQTGASVLRQRLSQVDRETLVKLVSQSGDLSEDQVNRAIDQVQEGIRRIVRAPQRLVTRTRDRLRDFPTELADYLRHTNREELNPEAIKRDLQLLIKQPRAGVEQLGDRLSQIDRDTIVSLLSEREDISEEDANRIVDQVLGQVQSVRDQVTQQAQKVQDRVQSITSSVSDRVRTYLNTLDQPELNYEGIQRDVRKLFDDPEAGFDALRDRLGHFDRDTLVSILSSRKDISEEQANRIVDQIESARDNVLHRAERLQQEAEKRIKAVKHQAKEQAEEVQKTVATAAWWLFGTAITSVATAAIAGVLASGGFEFLK
- a CDS encoding chemotaxis protein CheB: MSGHDIIVIGTSAGGLKALSKIVSSLPAELDAVIFIVQHISASAPSLLPRILEDISNFSVSHPEDGEKIQKRHIYVASPDHHLLVSQGYMRVVRGPQENRFRPAIDALFRSAARAYGPRVVGVILTGYLDDGTVGLQAVKNRGGIAIVQDPEEAEYSSMPRSAMRYAKVDHCLPLAEIPALLVSLTKEPVAAEKAYPITQEMEFESKIAEQQMNTYEFLENVESIGTRTTYSCPECNGSIWQIGNGDFLRFRCHVGHAFTADVFLSEQTQNIENALWSAVRALEEKVTLSRQIAQRMKNLNLHKAAMKYEDNADNVDKEVSTLRELLLNGFSTKQTIVFQDEDLEK
- a CDS encoding response regulator, whose product is MNGDEFIEQIQDVQQRVAELEQNASQLPLPQKSRLTESLGKLTASLRDLQVAEEAIRLLLSAVQQSRDSIIITAADIDLPGPEIVYVNPAFTEMTGYTSEEVLGQTPRLLQGPDTDRELLNDLRQHLVSGEPFHGEAINYHKDGTEYYVEWNITPIRDARQTITHFVAIQRDISDRKCLEQEREQLLQQEQAARNEAEAANRTKDEFLAMLSHELRTPLTPILGWSKMLRTKRLPETKRQEALDAIEQNAKRQAQLVDDLLDLSRIVQGKLTLNLAAVPLNVPISAALETVRLSIEAKSIQVEAKLNSAIGQVMGDAGRLQQVFWNLLANAIKFTPSKGQIRIELEQVEQYAQITVADTGLGIHPQFLPFVFNRFRQQDSSITRQFGGLGLGLSISQQLVEAHGGTITADSAGEGQGATFTVRLPLSPTSLSPNVSASTPAMIPTQQHYHLSGTQVLVVDDEPFTLQFITFVLETAGANVTAVNSGKAALQALSQSTLDVLVSDIGMQEMDGYALIQRIRSSSQPNRDLPAIALTAYATEDNRQKALLAGFQQHLVKPVEPETLITAIALVLNR
- a CDS encoding glyoxalase-like domain protein gives rise to the protein MPFLSQPLMGAFFPALPLDSLLSTQGIMVLLLAAYAGAMWMFLTSAPKVHTIMVSDLEFARQFYEGVLGLAAAEVPLHYYYNYEQTLGATSIDPLYMSPSLGGPATATRSVSGTDGLWYQLKKNTQVHVISGASFGQKDRQRHVCFDRDCLEQVLMRVQTRGIKHKIRREKPLNFLVKDWEGRVIELAEVSN
- a CDS encoding sigma-70 region 4 domain-containing protein, whose product is MQIPTFPESNHPIVQSLFHHSDQELLTLFQRHPDSGRYFTAIFCRYSPIVYTLIRHSARSPVQADYLFAITWRHVFHELGGLDLRSSQLSNIENLTLQNWLINMTAFCINQAELPPVESVHYSLQGASPPLWCYVEQALDQLPPVLRLMILMAQTFHWSETRISAYLQAEGEAISPAEVKVRLQEGYQLLEEALPEDICEIYLGGNTKDRTDGFDFSSITLEPSVE
- a CDS encoding tetratricopeptide repeat protein, with the translated sequence MSRRLLAVILASASLLAATGTTYLLYPTRASAASLNEQLNIPVNNGTQGELRDEADRLVRIGGQYEQQGSLEKAIASWQQAVKLYQRIGDVAATGLTYDFIGLTYAQLGRVREAEDALRRRLAIARDNRDFKGEIYGLNNVGSVLLQRGAPQAAAATFNEALVIARNINSLEGQGLSLSNLGLAAIASGNYNQGIKQLESALTYRRQVGDPSGEASTYNNLGDAYRGAKRYQDSANAHGLALRLARTSRDRPNHLRAIDGLVASYRPLGNYARALELLDQRLILTQEQSNLRQQLTTLRSLAEIYQAAGNRETARNFYQRAIVVARALEDTRSESLLLDQLRRL
- a CDS encoding DUF2267 domain-containing protein, which produces MPIDIRDDVVYIMLRKIDESDRGPGPDEVNFTEADFAGLEITPKDVLGHLDYLNQRKYINAEFTGNAYGNQEDVPDAVHPKEFDFRIADTFGAPDGPLPHLISFKKAELTEKGRQMLDEMNADPPKALESGPSVPIADKDTPFLERVMVKANLEDLYDARDITEVVFRTMRDMMTNELVDRVAEELHEPMEPTDERALQNEVADLWIDTNPLVRFLSRVRPPLIIKEDTFLFRIRQESGLPARTDEETVITAVFSAAKDELSEDRIKEIAEFLPGKIRQMWEHA